The genomic segment TAAACATGAACACTTCACGAAACCGCTGGATGTCGCTGGCGATCGTTGCAGGCCTGGGGATTGGCGCATCGTCGGCCGCTATGGCTCACGTGGATGTCGGCGTGAACATCGGCGTGCCGGGTGTCGTTCTCGCCGCGCCCGAGCCGGTCTATGCACCGCCGCCGCCCCCGCCGCCCGTCTACGCACCGGCGCCGGTCGTCGTGGTGAGCCCAGGCTGGTACGGCGAACGTTACTACGACGGACATCGCTACTGGGAACGTCGCGAGTGGGAATCGCGTCATCACGATCAGCGCGAGTGGCATGACGCACGCGGCCCGCACGGCGACTGGCACGGTCACGACGACGGCCCGCACGGCCGTGACGACGACCATGGTCGCGGCTACCACTAATGCATCGGCTGGAGCGGCTTCGGTAACGCGGCCGCGCCGCGTACGCATTCGCGCCACCCATCCTGCAGGAGCGACGATATGGTACGCAGCGATCCACGACGCGTGACGGCGCAGGTCGACGGCACGCTCATCTGCGCGGAATATAGCGAGCAGACCGGGCAATTGTGCTTGCGGCAGGACGGCACGCTATTGCGCGAATGGTTTCCGCCGCACTCGTGGATGGCGATCGCTTCGGTCGCGGGTGCGCGTCATTGGGGCACGCGTCCCAGCGACGACGATCTGCTGGCGCTGCTACGCAACGAGCTGGTGTTGTTGCGCGTGATCTGATGATGCAAACAAAAAAGCGCACGAAGAGTCAATGACTCATCGTGCGCTTTTTCAATTCTGGTGCGCTGTTTCGTTGTAACCGGATGCTGGCGGCAACGCTCAACGTGCGTTGTAAATCGGCGGCGAATACGAGCTTACCGTGGTGCTGCCGCCTCGACCGGATTGCCACGTACCGTGGCTGCCTGAACCATAACCGCTGTTGTCGACCTGGGCTGCGTTCTGCCGACCCGACGCCTGAGCCTGCGTGGCCTGCGTATCTTGCGAAACGCCCTGATCAGCCGACTGCGCAAACGATGCAACCGGCGCAGCAAGAACGACAGCAATAGCAACAGCTTGAATGAGCGACTTCATGAAACCACCTCCGGGGATTGTCTCTGTGCGGGCTGCCGATGCAACTTGTGAGGCAGCGTTAGACAAAGTGTAGGTGGCGCGAGGTGCGAGATAAATCCATCAATCATGAATTCACTGTTGTGTTTCGCACGACAATGAAAAAGCGGCTGCCAGAGCGTAATTACCAGCACACGGCAGCCGCTTTTGCGATGCAGCAATCATTTCCCTGCCATAGCGGCGACTGCTCCCTTTGACGATGCCCCATCCTCGGGCACGCGCCGCATCATCAGATATACGCCGCCGGCCGCAATGACCGCCGGCACGCAAAGCAGGCTGAAGACCGCGCCGAATTGCCAGCCGAGTCCCATTAGCGCGGCGCCTACCAATGCCCCTGCCACACCGCCAATGCGCCCCACGCCGAGCATCCACGCGACGCCTGTTGCACGTGCCCGCGTCGGATAGAAACTCGCGGCAAGGGCCGACATCGACGTGACCGCGCTGGTGGCGACCGCGCCGGTGAGGAAAATCAGCGTGCCGAGCCACAGTTGATGTCCGACGCCTTGTCCCACGAGCAAAACGAGCACGCCAACGAGTGCATAGGTCAACGCGACGACGCGGTGTCCGACGAAGCGGTCCATGATCCAGCCGACGCACAGGTTGCCGAGCACACCGCCGAGCGGAAACAGCGACGTCATCAGCGCCGCTTTTTCGGCTGAAAAACCGGTGTCTTTGAACAGCGTGGGCAGCCAGTTCGTGAGCAGGTAGTAAATCAGCAGCCCCATGAAATACGCGAGCCACAGCATCTGGGTGCCAAAGCGATAGCGCGATGACAGCACGACGGCGAGTGCCCATTGAGCGCGTGTGCCGTCGCCGCTGTGTCCTCGCGCATCGGATGCGTGGGTCACGTGCCCCGCGCGATCATCGCGCGCGACGAAGCGGCATCGTTCCAGATTGATGTGCGGCGCAATGCGCTGCAGTATCCGCGCGATACGTTGATCCGCTTTCCTGCGCACGGCGAGAAACTGCACCGACTCCGGCAGTAACAGAATCAGCAACACGGTCAGCACGATCGGGCCCACACCGCCTGCGACGAGCACACTGGGCCAGCCGAAATGTGGAATCAGCCATGCGGACGCAAGACCGCCAAGCGCGAGTCCACATGAAAATCCGCAGAACATCGCATTCACGGCCACCGCGCGAATTCGAGCGGGCGCGTATTCGGACATGAGCGTGACGGCATTCGGCATCGCCGCACCGAGACCCAGGCCGGTGAAAAACCGCAGCAGCGTGAGCGACTCGATCGAGGTCGCGCGAGCGGCGGCGAGACTCCACAGTCCAAAGAAAAATACCGATAAAGCCAGCACCGTCTTACGTCCGATACGATCCGCAAACGGACCGGCCGCGAGCGCGCCGATTCCGAGTCCGACGAGCGCCGCGCTCATCACCGGACCGAGCGAACTCCGCGCAATGCCCCACTGCTGCACCAGCGAAGGTGCGATGAAGCCGACTGCGGCGGTATCGAAACCATCGGCGGCGACGACCAGAAAGCACAGCACGAGAATCGTCCATTGAAACGGCGAGAAGCGTTGTTCGTCGATGAACACCTGAACATCCACGCTGCGGTCGGGGCTTGTCATAACGCGCCTCCGTGCCCGCCAGTTTCTGACGTTAAACGTGTTTCCAGATCATGCGGATGCAGAGCGGCCGCCCTGCAGGGTTGGGGCTGATTCATTGCGGTGTCTCCGTGATATGACGTGATGATTTTTTATTTTTCGAATGCTGCCGATGCTGCCGATGTTGCTGTTGCCAGGCCCTGAATCTGAACCGCACACGCGATACGTCTAATACGCCGCGCCATACGCATGCCAGCCACCGTCCACGCTCAGCGTCGTGCCGGTGATATAGCTCGCGGCGTCGGATGCGAGAAAACCGATTGCCCGCGCGATTTCATCAGGGCGCGCGAGCCGGCCCATTGGCGTGCGCTTTTCGATCGACTGGAGATTCATCTGCCCGTTGCGTTCGAGCGCTTCGACCAGTTCAGTCGCGACGTAGCCTGGCGCAACGGCATTCACGCGAATCCCTTCGCGTGCCCATTCGCACGCGAGCGAGCGGGTCATCGCGACGATGCCGGCTTTGGCCGCGCTGTACGCGTTGCGTTGCGGGATACCCGCGAGCCCCGCAATCGACCCGAGATTGACGATTGCGCCGCTGCGCTGCGCGAGCATCAATTTCGCGGCCTCGCGGCAAGCGAGAAAAGTGCCTCGCAAATGGATATCGACAAGGCGGTCGAATGCGTCGATGTTCTGCTCGATGGTGGGATACGGCTGATCGCTATTGCCAGCATTGTTGACGAGTACATCCAGTCTGCCGAAGCGTTCGACGCACGCACTGACCAGCGCGATCACGTCTGCTTCGATAGCCACGTCGGCAGCAATACCCAGGTGAGCCTCGCCCAACTCCTCAGCGCGGCGACGCGCACGTTCGGCGTGCAGGTCTGCAACGACCACGCTGTATCCGTCTTGTGCAAAGCGCTGCGCGGTCGCCCAACCGATGCCACTCGCGCCACCTGTCACGATCGCGACGCGTCGTGTTGGTTCGTTCATGTCTGTCTCCTCCGTGATCGCGCCGTTAGCGAAGCATGGCCAGGCTCCTGAAATCGACGCGTTTAATAATCCGGCTCTCCTGCGCGACGATCAGATGCGCGGACGCCTGCAGATAAGCGGGCCATTCGGGATCGGCATCGCGCGCGGTGCGGCGCTGGTCGTAATCGCCGATGCTTTCGTAGCCCCATAGATGCACCACCTGATTCAACGCACCGATGTCGCTCATGTAGAAGCCAACCGGCGCACCGAGATACTTCACCTGGATCGGCATCGCCAGCCGGTCGAATACGTCGATGAATTCCGCCATGCCGCGCGGACGAATCGTATAAATGCGGTGATCGACAAAGGGTTTGCCGCTGCTCATGTGCCTGTCCTCAATGCTGTTTTCGATGCCTGCGATGCGTCTGGCTGGCTTTGCGCTGGCGCGGCGGCATCGCTCACCCCTGCGAGATGGCGGCCGGTGATGTAGCCGAAGGTCATGATCGGTCCGAGCGTGATGCCCGCGCCCGGATAGTTGCCGCCCATCACGCTCGCCCGGTCGTTGCCGACGGCATACAGGCCGGGAATCGGTGCGCCCGCTTCGTCGAGCACTTCGCCGGTGACCTTCGTCGAGATTCCATCGAAGGTGCCGAGGTCGCCCATCAGCACTTTCAACGCGTAGTACGGGCCGTCGCCGATTGGCGCAACGCAGGGGTTAGGCCGCTGTTCCGGGTCCGCCAGATAGCGGTTAAACGACGTCGTGCCCCGGCCGAATTCGGTGTCTTCGCCGCGAGCAGCGCCGACGTTGTAGTGCTTAACGGTTGCCTCTAAAACCTGTCCGTCGAGCCCAGCATTGCGCGCGAGTTCAGCCAGCGTTCGCCCCATGGTCAGATAGCCATTGCGCAACAGCGGACCGAGCGGCACCGGCGCGGGCTTCGCAAAACCAAGCCCGTATTTGCGGATCGTCGCGTGATCGCAGATCAGCCACATCGCGGTTTCCCGCTCGTTCGCGCACGCTTCGATCATCGCCGCGCCCACGTCGTGATACGAATTCGCTTCGTTCGTGAAGCGCTTGCCCGCGCGCGTCACGCCGATAATGCCGGGCTTGTAGCGATCCAGAAGATGCGGAAACACGCCGACACTGCCGTCGCGCATCGGCACGCGCGACACCGGCATCCAGGCCGCCGGTTGCGGATAACGGATCGCCACTTTCGCGCCGAGTCGTTCCGCCATGCCGACACCGTCCCCGGTATTGCCTGGGGGCACCGGCGACACGTGTTCGCCGCCGCGCTTCAGATGCGGGTACGCGGTCGCAATACGCGCTACGTCATGTGAAAAACCGCCACATGCAAGCACGACACCGCGCCGCGCGACGATTCGAATTTCACCGTCTGCTCCACTGACAAGCGCACCGGTTACGCGCTGACCTGTCGTCGTCAATTCACGCGCTGCGGTATTCGTGTGAATCGGAATGCCCAGATCGAGCGCCGATCTAGCCAGACGTGCGGCGAGCGCATTGCCGCTCGTCACCTGCACGCCGCGCCGGTATAACGCGAGGTCTTTCAGATGGCCCGCAAGGCGTTTCGCCACATAAATCGCCGACTTCAGCGAACGCGTCGCATTGAAAAAGTGCTTGAGATCCGCGTTCGACGAATTGAACATCATGCCGATAAACGTGATCGTGCTGAGCGGCGGACGCAGCCGCACGATGTCCTTGCCGAGCGCCCGCGCATCGAATGGCGCGGCCACCACCGAGCGGCCGATATCCACTCCGCCGTCCACGTTCGGGTGATAGTCGGGATACAGCGTCGGCACGAACTTGACCGTGGTTTCCTTCTCGAAGAAATCGAGCATTTGCGGACCCGTGTCGAGAAAGGCATCGACGGCGGCCGCGTCGAAAAATTCGCCGGTTTCGTGGCGCATGTACCTGAGCGCCGCTTCGCGCGTGTCGTGCACCTGGTTGCTGTGCGCGTGACGATTACCGGGGATCCACAATACGCCGCCCGAAAACGCAGTGGTGCCGCCAAAGAACGGCTCCTTCTCGATCACGATCACGTCGAGCCCCTGCTTGCGTGCAGTGATCGCCGTGGAGAGGCCGCCTGCCCCCGAGCCGATGACGAGCACGTCGCAAGTCAACACGGCGTTTCGCGTGGTGTCAGTCATGATGGTTGTCCTTGAGATGGCTTAGCGTGCAGCAAACTGCACGGCTTCGAAACCGGGGCGCGGCACGAGGTCCATCAACATGCTTTCGAGTCCGCCATCGACCACGATCTCTGCGCCGTTCACATACGCGGCTCGCGCGCTCGCGAGAAACGCGACTACGTCTGCGATATCCTGCGGCTCGCCAATTCGGCGGCTTGCCGTCATCGCGCTACGGCGCTGTTCGATATCGCCGTGCTCGTAAAAGGCGGCGGACAGCGGTGTGCGGATCATGCCGGGACACACGGTATTGCTGCGGATGCCGCGTGGCCCCCACTCCGCCGCCAACTGTTTCGACAGCATTGCCACGCCCGCCTTGCCGGGGCTATACGCGCCGCTATAAGTTTGCGGATGATGTGCGGCCACCGAAGCCACATGCACAATCGCGCCCGCGCGCTGCTTCAACATACCGTGACCGAACTGTTGCGAGCACAGCATGTAGCCGGTGAGATTCACGCGTAGCATCGCGTTCCACGCTTCAAGGCCGATTTCCTCGATGCCTCCGGGACGCAGCAGGCCCGCATTATTCACGAGCACATCGGCCACGCCGAACGCTGCTTCGACCCCGGCCACCGCGCCACGCACGCTATCTATGTCGCCGATATCGCAGGCGAATGCGAGTGCTTCGACACCGTTTTCGTTTAGCGTCTGCGCGAGTGCACGGCATTTTTCTTCGTCACGGTCGAGTAACGCGACGCGTGCGCCTGCATCGCCGAGCACGCGCGCAATGGCGCTGCCTATGCCGCCCGCAGCACCGCTGACTACGCAAACCTTGCTGTCGAGCGCGAGCCAGTGTCGTGAATTCCCACGATCACCAGCCGTATCAATTTGATTAGCCATCCGAATCTCCATGATTTTAATTCTGGCTACGGTCCGCAGGACGACGTTACCGCCGTGCTTTCGAATCGTCCCATCCATGGAAAAAAGTATAGCGATGCGAGTGCAGGAGAAATTGGACAAAGGGAGCGCATCGCAGGACAATCCGTACACAGGAGACAAAACCGCATGAGGAAAATCCCTAACTACGATCTGTACGGAGAATCGGCTCGGCCGCCGTGGTACGACGCATTCAATTTCGAATGGATCGCCGAGCGCAGCCGTCCTAACGACTGGCATATCGCCGCGCATCGTCACGACGCGTTATTGCAGATTCTGTACATCCGCAGTGGCGGCGGTCATGTGTTGATCGAGAGCGAGAAGCTCTCCATTGAACCACCATGCATTCTGCTGATTCCCGCGCAAACAGTGCATGGTTTCGTGTTTTCGCCCGATGTGGACGGACTCGTGATTACTGCCGCACAACGTGCGCTGGAGTCGATTTCAAAGGCAGTGTCACCGGGGCTATTGCCGGTGCTGCAACGTCCCGCGCTGATCCCCGTTCGCCCTGTTCTCGGCGAAGGCACGTTGATGCCGCTATTCGGTTTGCTGGAGCAGGAATTTCGCGGCAGCGCGCGTGGCCATATCGCCGCGGGCATGTCTCTGATGATTGCACTTTTTGTACAGGTGGCGCGATTGACCGACGCAGCGTCGGCAACCGGCGCGGCTGTCAACGACCGGCGCGCTGCGCAGATCAAACGGCTGCGTGAACTGGTCGCTGCGCATGTTCGCGAGCATCAGCCCATCGAGTTCTATGCGGGGAAATTGGGCGTGACTGCAGCGCAATTGGGTCGTATCTGCCGCGACGAATTGGGTCAGTCACCCATGTCGCTTGTCAACGATCAGTTGATACGCGAGGCGCAACGCGATCTGGTTTATTCAGGCATGACCATCAAACAGATTGCGCATGCGCTCGGTTTCGAAGACTCGGCGTATTTCAGCCGCTATTTTCGTAAGCAGACGGGCGTCACGCCTACGGAGTTTCAGGCGGCAGCGCATCGGGATTTATCGCTCAACTGAAACGTGCGTCCCGATGCCTGAATGTCGCGCGAAAAAATCAGACTGCTGCGACGCCGACGTAATTTTCCGCCATCGCCATCGCTGCGGGACGTGACGTCGTCACGTATTCGAGTTCGGCGACCTGAAGCTGTTGCTCGAACGGCGACGCGCCTTCAATGCGGTGCATCATGCTGGTCATCCAGTACGAGAAATGCTCGGCGCGCCAGATGCGTTTGAGCGCAGTTTCGCTATAACCGTCGAGCAGATCGGTGCGGTTTTCCACGTAGAACGCGTTCAGCGCTCTGGTCAACACGCGCACGTCGGCGACGGCCAGGTTCAAACCCTTAGCGCCAGTGGGCGGCACGATGTGCGCCGCGTCGCCGGCAAGAAACAGGCGGCCGTGCTGCATCGTCGCCGTTACGAAACTGCGCATGCCGACAATGTTCTTCTGGAAAATCTTGCCGTCGACAATCTTCTGACCGTCGTGCGAATCGACACGTGCGTGCAATTCCGCCCAGATGCGATCGTCGGACCAGTTCTCGACCGAGTCTTTCGGATCGCACTGGAAGTACATGCGCTGCACGTTCGGCGAGCGCGTGCTGATCAACGCAAAGCCGCGATCGTGGCGAGCGTAGATCAGTTCGTCCGACGACGGCGGCCCTTCGCACAGGATGCCGAACCAACCGAACGGGTACACACGTTCGTAGTCTTTGCGCAGCGCCTGCGGAATCGATGCGCGCGAAACGCCTTGCGAGCCGTCGCAACCAATCACGAAGTCGCATTGCAGTTCATACGATTCGCCTTCGTGGCGATAGCGGATCGACGGCTTGTCGGTATCGATGCCGTGAATCGATGTGTCCGATACGCCGAAACGCAGCGCACCGTTTGCCGCGACACGCGCCGCGACCAGGTCTTTGATCACTTCGTGCTGCGCGTAGACGGTGATCGAATGTCCGGTGAGATCCGTCAGATCGATGCGGCGGCGCTTGCCTTCGAAAGCCAGTTCGAAGCCATGATGCAGCGCGCCCTCTGCTTTCATGCGCGCGCCGACGCCCGCTTCGGTCAGCAGGTCCATCGTGCCCTGTTCGAGCACACCGGCGCGGATGGTGGATTCGATCTGTTCGCGACTACGCGTTTCGAGCACGACCGACTCGATGCCGCGTTGATGAAGAAGGTGGGAAAGCAGCAGGCCCGCGGGCCCGGCACCGATGATGCCAACTTGGGTGCGCATGAGTTGTCTCCTGAATGCGGCGAGTGATTTGCGCTCAGTGTGACGATCGGGTGGTGTATCCCGCAACGCGATATGACGGATAGGCTGTATCGCTTATGGCGATAGACAGTCTATCCGGGACGCTCGCGGCGATGGGTTGCATCGGGCGCTAACGCTTGCCAGCCGGGGCTTTTGGCCCATGTCTGGCGATAACGGTTTGTCTTGACTGCACTTTGCAGGCTCAAGGTAAACCCCGAGCTTGCTTTGGCGGTAGTTAGCCTAGAAACAGGCGGTAAACCGGGTTCTTCGTCTCTTCCCAGTACGGATAGCCGAGCGTCATAAGGAATTTTTCGAACCCGTCGTTCTCGGTCATCGGCACCTGGATGCCGACGAGGATCGAGCTGTAGTCCGCGCCCTGGTTGCGGTAATGAAACAGGCTGATATTCCAGTTCGGCGCCATCGACGACAGGAATTTCATCAGCGCGCCCGGCCGTTCGGGAAACTCGAAACGGAACAGGCGTTCGTCGTGCGCCAACGGCGAACGACCGCCGACCATGTAGCGGATGTGCTGCTTCGACAGTTCGTCGAAAGTCAGATCGACGGTGGCGAAGCCGTGAGTTTCGAATGCGCCTGCAATCTGCACGGACTCGCTGCGGTTTTTTGTTTGCACGCCGACGAAGATATGCGCCGAATTCGCGTCTGCGATACGGTAGTTGAATTCGGTGACGCTGCGCGTGCCGACCAGCTCGCAGAAGCGCCGGAAGCTGCCGCGTTCTTCGGGGATCGTCACCGCGAAAACCGCTTCGCGTGCTTCGCCGACTTCGGCGCGTTCCGCCACGAAACGCATGCGGTCGAAGTTCATGTTCGCGCCGGACGTGATCGCGATCAGCGTCTGGTTTTCGATGCCTTCTCTTTCCGCGTACTGCTTGGCACCCGCTACCGCCAGTGAGCCGGCTGGTTCAAGCACGCTGCGCGTGTCCTGGAACACGTCCTTGATGGCGGCGCACAACGCGTCGGTATTCACGAGCAGCACATCGTCGAGATATTCGCTGCACAGGCGGAAGGTTTCTTCGCCGACCAGCTTCACGGCCGTGCCGTCCGAGAACAGGCCCACTTCGTTCAGCGTGACGCGCTCGCCTGCTTTCAGCGACGCGGCCATCGCGCACGAATCGTCGGTCTGCACGCCAATCACCTTGATCTCCGGGCGCACCGATTTCACGTATGCCGCGACGCCCGCCGCCAGACCGCCGCCGCCAATCGGCACGAAGATCGCGTGAATCGGACCTTGATGCTGGCTTAGAATTTCCATCGCCACTGTGCCTTGGCCTGCAATCACGTACGGGTCATCGAACGGATGCACGAAGGTCAGGCCGCGTTCTTCCTGGAGCTTCACCGCATGGCCGTAGGCGTCGCTATACGACTCGCCGAACTGCACGACTTCGACCGTTGCGCCGCCATGCGCGCGCACCGCATCGACCTTCACCTGCGGCGTGGTAGTGGGCACCACGATGATCGCCTTCACACCCATGCGAGCCGCCGACAACGCCACACCCTGCGCATGATTGCCTGCCGACGCGGTAATCACGCCACGCTGCAACGCATCCGCCGGAATATGCGCCATCTTGTTGTACGCGCCGCGCAGCTTGAACGAGAACACCGGCTGGTTATCCTCGCGCTTCAGATACACCGGATTACGCAGCCGCGCCGACAGATTCGGCGCATGTTCGAGTTCGGTCTCGCGGGCCACGTCGTAGACGCGCGCGGTCAGGGTCTTTTTCAGGTAGTCGTGACGCAACGCGACGCTATCGGATGCATCGGCTGCATGTTCGAATTCGAATAATGACAAGGCAAGCTCCTGGGTGGCAAAGACGAATCAGCAAAGAGTTCACCAGGAGGCAGGCAGCGCGGACATAAAAAAACCCGCCTCGTGGGGCGGGTTAATGTGTCACTGCTACCAGACGCGCGCTAACCCACCATTCGATGAATGATGCTAATAATCAGCGCAATACGGATGTGGGTGCAGTTCATACGTTCGATCTTCGTTGACTTGACGGTCTTTGTCAATCCTTGTGGATGGCGCGAGAAGATGTGGGACGCGTCCATCGACGCGCCCCACATCACGCCAGGAAATTCAATCGTGCGCGCCGCTCTGCTTTTTAAAGGCAACCAGAATGCGCTGTTCCAGCGAGTTATAGTCGCCGCCGAAATGGTGATCCCCGCCTGTGCGAATCACGTCGATACCGGTCGTGGTCAGCGCCGGACACAACGTATCTTTCTCGTCCGCGCCATAAAAGCATTGCACGATGGCAGGCGGCACACGCGTCAGTTCAGGCCGCACTTTCAGAGCCTTGTCGCTGGCCGGCATACCGAGCCATCCGCCCACGCGAATCTGAAAATCGGCGTCGGGTGCAAAACCCAGCAATGAAATCAGCGAGACCTTCGCGCGCTGCGCTTCAGGCAAGCGGTTATACGCGAACGGCATAACATCGGCGCCAAACGAATAGCCGACCAATGCGATGTGCTGAGCGTGCCAACGCGCGCTGTAGGTTTGCATCACGCGTGCGAGGTCGCGGCTGGTTTGCGCAGGCGGCTTCTCGCTCCAGAAATAACGCAGACTGTCCCAGCCGATCACCGACACGCCGTCTTTCTGCAAAGCCTGCGCGATGGTCTTGTCGAGATCGCGCCAGCCACCGTCGCCGGAAATCACGATCGCCATCAGCCCGTTCGGATGTGCCGCGGGCAATTCGATCAGCGGCAGGTCGGAGACATCGTCATCGCTGGTCGATACCGCCTGCAAATGCGGCGTGACCAGCGACACGAGCCGCTCGCGATCCGCGCTACCCGTGGTGGCCTTTTCGACGAAACCCGGCACCTTGTCGCGAATCACCGTCGGGTCTGGCGGACACGGCTGGAAACGCGCATCGAGATTGCGTTCGGCATCGACCGATACAGCGCCGGCGATCGTATTCGACGGCGCCTGTTCGAGCACATGCATTGCGAGCGTCGCGCCCTGGCCCGTACCGACGACGATCGGCGCGAAATAATGGCTCGATTGCGACTGCCGTTCGAGCTGATGGCTCAACGCTTCAGCATCGCCCACCAGTTGATGGCAGGCCTCTTTCTTCGCGTTCAGATTGGCCGCATAACGCGCGGTGTCCACGCCGACCGTCAACGCACCGGCTTTGGCAAGCGCATCGGCGCTCTGCTGGTCCGCCGCGCTCCAGCCGCTCGCCTGCGAATACAGCACGACGAAGCCGCGCAACGGGCCGGCTGGCTGTGTCACCGTGACGTCGCCATAGCGGCCGCCCGGCACGGTAGTGGTAGATGCCTGCGCGAAGGTGGCGCAAGTCACGAGGCCCGCTGCGGCAGCGAGTTTGAAGAATGGATGCAATGTCATGAACGCCGGCCTCCCGCCAGCAATGACAGGTCCGCGAGCGTGAAGAACACGCCCACCGAACCCGACGCCGCGAGATAACGCGGCTCCCAATGCGGCTGGAACTTGCTCTTGAAAGCACGCAGTCCGCGGAAGTTATAGAAGCGGCCGCCGAAGCGCCAGATGATGCCGGCCAGCCGATGCCATCGCGAAGCGAGCGGCGTCGGCAGCATGCCGGAGAGCGGCGCAATGCCGAGACTGAGCGAGCGGAAACCCGCCTGCTTCAGATGCAGCGCCAGTTGCGTGAACAGATATTCCATCGCGTACGGCGACGCGCTTTCCACATGCCGCATCACGCCGACTGTTGCCTCGGTATTCATATCGGTCGTCATGAACGTGACGAACGCAGCGGGCTCGCCGTTCTGGCGAACCAGCATCACCGATTGCGCGGCGAGGTACTCGTCGGTGAACGCGGCCACCGAGAAACTTTTCTCGCGCGCATCGCGGCTATCGAGCCAGCCATCGGAAATCTGACGCAGCGTTTCGAGCGATGCGGGCACGTTGGCCTGATCGATCACTTCGACCGTAAAGCCATCGCGGTCGCCACGCTTGAGCGCGTAACGTAGATGCGCACGATGCGAGCCCTTCAGATCGAAATCGTCGAGCACGACGTGCGCTTCCTCGCCGAGTTTCATCAGCGTGAGACCGGCGTCGAGATACAGCGGCAATGCGTTCGCGCGAACCTGGTAGAACGCGGCGCGG from the Paraburkholderia fungorum genome contains:
- the ilvA gene encoding threonine ammonia-lyase, biosynthetic; protein product: MSLFEFEHAADASDSVALRHDYLKKTLTARVYDVARETELEHAPNLSARLRNPVYLKREDNQPVFSFKLRGAYNKMAHIPADALQRGVITASAGNHAQGVALSAARMGVKAIIVVPTTTPQVKVDAVRAHGGATVEVVQFGESYSDAYGHAVKLQEERGLTFVHPFDDPYVIAGQGTVAMEILSQHQGPIHAIFVPIGGGGLAAGVAAYVKSVRPEIKVIGVQTDDSCAMAASLKAGERVTLNEVGLFSDGTAVKLVGEETFRLCSEYLDDVLLVNTDALCAAIKDVFQDTRSVLEPAGSLAVAGAKQYAEREGIENQTLIAITSGANMNFDRMRFVAERAEVGEAREAVFAVTIPEERGSFRRFCELVGTRSVTEFNYRIADANSAHIFVGVQTKNRSESVQIAGAFETHGFATVDLTFDELSKQHIRYMVGGRSPLAHDERLFRFEFPERPGALMKFLSSMAPNWNISLFHYRNQGADYSSILVGIQVPMTENDGFEKFLMTLGYPYWEETKNPVYRLFLG
- a CDS encoding virulence factor family protein; the protein is MTLHPFFKLAAAAGLVTCATFAQASTTTVPGGRYGDVTVTQPAGPLRGFVVLYSQASGWSAADQQSADALAKAGALTVGVDTARYAANLNAKKEACHQLVGDAEALSHQLERQSQSSHYFAPIVVGTGQGATLAMHVLEQAPSNTIAGAVSVDAERNLDARFQPCPPDPTVIRDKVPGFVEKATTGSADRERLVSLVTPHLQAVSTSDDDVSDLPLIELPAAHPNGLMAIVISGDGGWRDLDKTIAQALQKDGVSVIGWDSLRYFWSEKPPAQTSRDLARVMQTYSARWHAQHIALVGYSFGADVMPFAYNRLPEAQRAKVSLISLLGFAPDADFQIRVGGWLGMPASDKALKVRPELTRVPPAIVQCFYGADEKDTLCPALTTTGIDVIRTGGDHHFGGDYNSLEQRILVAFKKQSGAHD